TATCTAGGACCAAATCATAAGTTATCAAATGGGTATATGATGAAAATTGTTCAGCATTTACGTGCATGGCTTTGAAGCACAAATTGCCTTAAAAGCTGAAGTTCTTTCTTCGAGCAATGAACACAAGGAGCAGTATGACTGGTGACCCACAACGACAACGCAAATATATGGGGGACTATTAATGGAGATCACTATTCAGATCTTGGGTTCCTAATGGTCCGACGGCTAAATTCTGGAAAAAGAACTAGATAGCACATTAGGCAACATTTGATTCATCCacactttatatatatatatatatatatattagctgCTTTTATCCATCGCAAGCTGGAAGCAGTGTCCTGTGGAAATGAGGCCCTCATCTCGTGACCACCTTTACGATcgtcttccctttttcttggtAACTTCTTTATGATTGCCTTCCCGGCCATATTTCTGGGATGCAAGAAATTCTTTCTGAGATCTTTAATTTTCATATACTCATTGGAGTGGGGAATTGTGGTTGAGCATAAGGGGAAAAATGGATAGTccagcccacaactaaaaggccgcCCAGTAAACATCAACGACAATCGGTTGAATCTTCACTTTGGTCTAGGGCCAGCTCGTCCTCGGAATTCCGCCGAAAGCTCCACCAACTCTAAATATTCGCCGACTcctccgaccaagctcggggtaCTTCCAGACAATCGCCGATCCGCCCCGATCCAATTCCAGCGATACGCTTCGACCTTtgagctcggggcgctccacCGAGGACATCTCGGAATTCGGAAAGTCGAGCTACTTCCAGCATTCGCCAAGCCGATCTCATCAAACGCGTGACGCGACTACTTAACAAGCTCGTCCTCGCCAACGACTGCACTCATGTGTGGGTCTACGCCCACCTACGTGGCCGTATTTTACCACACTACCGTGTCATATCTCCATAACTGGCCAACAGCAGTCAGACGGCATCTTGACTACTCCAGCCATATCCTGCCATGACTGTCAACACTCTACCGTTCTTAAGAATGGGTTGTACCGCACGTCACCAACCAACCTGAGCTGCGCGCCATCCGGCTCAGAGCCACGTCCTCTCATAATGAGGGCTGACAGTACCTCTGCCACCTGGGCCACTCTATCGAtgctataaatagctcggtcaggtAATTTCTAAGGAACTTTTGTGGCTGGATCAATTGgaccccactctaacttgatcgtcagaTGGCCTTCAccggaaacaccggtgaggctttgtacaGGTCCGCAGCCGtcgcgcaggaggtggctctcgtcTTCTCCTTCCAACCACCGGCGGCTCCTTCGACTCCAccggcatggtcaccctcgggccaaatttgaaccacaacaaatacaaatacaaaaataaaattttatttattgtatTGTGTAAACcaccaaggaaaagaaagaattttGATCGTGCAAATGGCCCGTTTGTGAGAAATCCAGCAAAATTGAACTGGATTTTTTACTAGATTTGTGGACTGGACAGATCGGATATTGCATTGATAAGCATCTAATAACAAAAGCATAACAACAGTCAGGAAGACAATCATGATCATTAATGAGATAAGGAGGAGATCGATATATAGCACGGGCGAAAATTGCAGGGGCGAGCTTACGTCTCTCCGGTAACGGCTCCAATGCTATTCCGAGCCCAATTGTGGCACCTCCCTTCCTCCCGCGTATTCTTTGGCCGCTTCACGCCAGCCATCTGTCCTGAACCCTCTCCACCTAACTCTCCCAACCCCCACTCCTCCGAGAACCATGCCATCAAAACCCATCCGcctctctccttcctcttcccacCTTCGCTAATAGCGGCATCGATCCTGAGCCATCGTGCCGGTGGGCGGGGCGACGAGCAGCAACATGACTGCCCGGCGGTCTCTGCCGCTCCTCGTGGCCCTGCTCTTCGCCGCGGCGTCCCTCCACGCCGACGCGGCGGACTCGGCCGAGGCCGCCGCGCTCCTCAAGTTCAAGAACATGATCGCCGACCCCGAGGGCAAGCTCGGCAGCTGGGTCGCCGGCACGGAACCATGCGGCGGCGACGGCAAGGGGAAGGGGGAATGGAACGGCGTGATCTGCGACGACGGCAATTTGCATGGCCTGCAGCTGGAAAACATGGGCCTGTCGGGCATGCTGAACGTCAGCGTGGGCGCCCTCAGGGAGTTGCCGGACCTCCGAACGCTTAGCTTCAAGGACAACCAATTCTCCGGGCCGATGCCGGAAGTGAAGAATTTCGCCGGGATAAGAAATATATTTCTGTCCAACAACAAGCTGTCCGGGGAGATCCCGGACGACGCGTTCCAGGGAATGGGCTCCCTCAAAAAGGTGGACCTCTCCAGCAACGAGTTCTCCGGCCCCATCCCGACGTCGCTCGCCCGTGTGCCCAAGCTCCTGCAGCTCCGGCTCGACGACAACAATTTCTCCGGCACCATACCCGATCTCCGGCAGAAGGGATTGAATCTGCTCAACGTGTCCCGCAACGAGCTGGAAGGCAAGATTCCCGACGGCCTCAGGAACGTCAAAGAAGCCTTCTTCGATGGTACGCGTCGATCGGCGGCGTCCTTCGATCCTTCCTTGTGAAATTTGAGCCTGGCTTCCTCTTACGTACTGCTATTATGAtcacttttttttcccttcttttccaCGACGACAGGCAATAAGAATCTATGTGGCGAAGCTGTCGGAAACCCTTGTGCTACGCCGACGCCAACGCCACCGCAAGAGCCGACGCCGCCGCAACAGTCGCCTGGAGAGAAGTCGATCCCAGTACTGGCCCTGATGGCGGTAGCCTCTGGTGGGACGATAGTGGTAGTCGGAGCAATCGTGGTCGCAGTGAAACGTCGGCGGGAGGATGTGGAGGTATTAGGGCAGCCCATGTCCTCGAGGAACTCGAAGAAATACACATCGTTTCCGGAGGAGAAGCTCGAGAGGGGCGCTCTGGTCAAGTACGAGGGGAGCGCCAGCGGGAGGAAGACCGGGATGGCTGCGGGGGGGAGCGATCAGGGAAGGCTGGTGTTTGTGAAGGAAGGGAGGGAAAGGTTTGAGCTGCAGGACCTGCTCAGGTCCTCGGCCGAGGTGCTGGGGACGGGCAACTTTGGATGCACCTACAGGGCCAGTCTCCTGAATGGGCCCTCCGTGGTGGTGAAGAGGTCCAGGGACATGAACAGGACCGGCCGAGAGGATTTTGAGGAGCACATGAGAAGGCTGGGCCGGCTCTCCCACCCCAACCTCCTGCCATTGGTGGCCTACTACTacaggaaggaggagaagctcTTGCTCCACGACTACGTCCCCAACAGGAGCCTGGCTCTCATGCTCCATGGTAATTATTAAGAGGCAGGCCTTCCATTGTGAAGTAATGCGTTTGTTTCTTTAATCAATTGGCATGCATGACTAAATCTTCTCGTCTAAATCTTTGATACGCTCCCTGCCCCTCCATCGCATCCTCTTCG
This is a stretch of genomic DNA from Phoenix dactylifera cultivar Barhee BC4 chromosome 9, palm_55x_up_171113_PBpolish2nd_filt_p, whole genome shotgun sequence. It encodes these proteins:
- the LOC103713136 gene encoding pollen receptor-like kinase 1 encodes the protein MTARRSLPLLVALLFAAASLHADAADSAEAAALLKFKNMIADPEGKLGSWVAGTEPCGGDGKGKGEWNGVICDDGNLHGLQLENMGLSGMLNVSVGALRELPDLRTLSFKDNQFSGPMPEVKNFAGIRNIFLSNNKLSGEIPDDAFQGMGSLKKVDLSSNEFSGPIPTSLARVPKLLQLRLDDNNFSGTIPDLRQKGLNLLNVSRNELEGKIPDGLRNVKEAFFDGNKNLCGEAVGNPCATPTPTPPQEPTPPQQSPGEKSIPVLALMAVASGGTIVVVGAIVVAVKRRREDVEVLGQPMSSRNSKKYTSFPEEKLERGALVKYEGSASGRKTGMAAGGSDQGRLVFVKEGRERFELQDLLRSSAEVLGTGNFGCTYRASLLNGPSVVVKRSRDMNRTGREDFEEHMRRLGRLSHPNLLPLVAYYYRKEEKLLLHDYVPNRSLALMLHGNGGSNHPMMFDWPVRLKIVKGVARAMAYLYEELPMLGVPHGHLKSSNVLLGESLEPLLTDYALVPVTNQSHAAQFMVAYKSPERKQFGRTSKKSDVWSLGMLILEILTGKVPAHDTQQGKESADLVDWAISATREERAGQVLDSGMSRTGNAEGEMLKLLQIALACCEERVEKRWEIKEAVEKIEEITEGGGDHSSTASELEASSSKPAAADDFSSIAIN